One segment of Rubripirellula amarantea DNA contains the following:
- a CDS encoding DinB family protein — protein sequence MNMPIDDNAPDPQATMQMLCGAVGQIKFARDYTLGLLEQTPRERWFDIPDGLCTNIAWQVGHLTVSQYGLLMFRLRGRADEDLELIPSRFRKAYTRGSTPSADASKQMSADELHERLCVIHTRAMSVLDQVTAETLLEPIDMPYAAYPNKLGAVLFCPLHEHIHAGQIGLIRRAMGLESVR from the coding sequence ATGAACATGCCAATCGACGACAATGCTCCCGACCCTCAAGCCACGATGCAAATGCTTTGCGGTGCCGTGGGCCAAATCAAATTCGCACGCGACTACACCCTGGGTTTACTTGAACAAACGCCGAGAGAGCGTTGGTTCGATATCCCCGATGGTTTGTGCACCAACATCGCGTGGCAAGTTGGTCACCTGACGGTCAGCCAATACGGATTGCTGATGTTCCGATTGCGCGGCCGGGCCGACGAAGACCTCGAATTGATTCCGAGCCGTTTTCGCAAGGCATACACGCGAGGTTCGACGCCGTCCGCAGATGCTTCAAAACAAATGAGCGCCGACGAACTACACGAACGACTCTGCGTGATCCACACCCGAGCGATGAGCGTGCTCGATCAGGTCACCGCGGAAACGCTTCTGGAACCGATCGATATGCCGTACGCGGCTTACCCGAACAAACTTGGGGCGGTCCTATTCTGCCCTTTGCATGAACACATTCACGCGGGCCAAATTGGACTGATCCGCCGTGCGATGGGACTGGAGAGCGTGCGATGA
- a CDS encoding efflux RND transporter periplasmic adaptor subunit encodes MSVNQQTVEETKAQIRGLVNEIAALAKSGATADEFYSELLSRIITALAAAGGAVWLLDDDGQLRLQYQINAEPSILAEDTDDGVRHKRLIQRVSNAGQSLLVPPYSGTTDGDAEGNPTRYLLVLGALKHENQNDGLIEIFQRPDTAPDTQKGYLRFLQQMCELAAEWLRGQKLRKLGDRQTLWQQADSFARASHESLDLKETCYIVANEGRRLIGCDRVSVAIKKGRKCIVQAISGQDTIENRSNIVAALNNLATRVVAAGEPLWHDGATEDLPPQIEEALEDYVDESYGRNIAVLPLREPERKLGKDEEAGAAGTIDRDNSHRGEVIGALIVEQIETDIPRDIYRSRVDLVYEHGTRAIANSRSHSNLFLMPLWRALGRATWIIRARTLPKTLAVLGLITAVVLGLIFIQKDFNLEAEGTLVPEARREVFAPIDGEVIEVAVEHNDVVKAGDVLVRLRNPDLEVQLTEIQGQIQTTLAEQARVRGQLGLSREMDAAEKLAIQAEQMELEVKKKVLLEKQKLQVEREKDLVIRSPIDGIVVSWDVEKTLRSRPIMTGQVLMEIADLNQPLTLELELPEKREGHLDEFVETENLTQPDSHLEVTYILATDPDKPLEAVLPVATIATRAESHEEHGAIIKMRAVPEQDPLRRLNPRPGAKVIAKVHCGRASSGFVFLHEIYEWCCKFFF; translated from the coding sequence ATGTCGGTCAATCAGCAAACCGTCGAGGAAACCAAGGCTCAAATTCGAGGGCTGGTCAATGAAATTGCCGCGCTCGCGAAAAGCGGAGCCACGGCAGACGAGTTCTATTCCGAGCTTCTTTCTAGGATCATCACGGCCTTAGCGGCCGCCGGTGGCGCCGTTTGGTTGCTTGACGATGACGGCCAATTGCGATTGCAGTACCAAATCAATGCCGAGCCGTCGATTTTGGCTGAGGACACTGACGACGGTGTTCGCCACAAGCGATTGATCCAGCGTGTGTCCAATGCCGGGCAGTCGTTGTTAGTGCCGCCCTACTCGGGCACGACCGACGGCGACGCCGAAGGAAACCCGACTCGCTATCTGTTGGTCCTGGGGGCTCTTAAGCACGAGAACCAGAACGACGGCCTGATCGAGATTTTTCAACGTCCCGATACTGCGCCGGATACTCAAAAAGGCTACCTGCGATTCCTGCAGCAGATGTGCGAATTGGCGGCCGAGTGGTTGCGAGGGCAAAAGCTACGCAAACTTGGCGATCGCCAAACGCTATGGCAACAAGCGGACTCGTTCGCTCGTGCTTCGCATGAATCGCTCGACCTCAAAGAAACCTGCTATATCGTGGCCAACGAAGGCCGACGATTGATCGGTTGCGACCGAGTGAGTGTTGCGATCAAGAAGGGTCGCAAGTGCATCGTTCAAGCGATCAGTGGACAAGACACGATCGAAAATCGTTCCAACATTGTGGCCGCACTGAATAACTTGGCCACTCGAGTCGTAGCCGCTGGCGAACCGTTGTGGCACGACGGGGCTACCGAAGACTTGCCTCCTCAGATTGAAGAGGCACTCGAAGACTATGTGGACGAATCGTACGGCCGAAACATCGCGGTGTTGCCTCTTCGCGAGCCCGAACGCAAATTGGGTAAAGACGAAGAAGCTGGTGCCGCCGGCACAATTGATCGCGACAACTCGCACCGTGGTGAAGTGATCGGTGCATTGATCGTCGAGCAAATCGAAACTGACATTCCACGCGACATCTACCGTTCGCGAGTGGACTTGGTGTACGAACACGGCACTCGGGCGATCGCGAACTCGCGTTCGCATAGCAATCTATTTCTGATGCCTCTTTGGCGAGCCCTTGGCCGCGCAACCTGGATCATTCGTGCACGAACGTTACCAAAAACGCTCGCCGTCCTTGGGTTAATCACAGCGGTCGTTCTTGGATTGATCTTCATTCAAAAGGACTTCAATCTCGAAGCGGAAGGAACGCTCGTTCCTGAGGCTCGGCGTGAAGTGTTTGCACCGATTGACGGTGAAGTAATCGAAGTGGCCGTCGAGCACAATGATGTCGTGAAGGCTGGGGATGTCTTGGTTCGACTTCGCAATCCTGATTTAGAGGTGCAGTTGACTGAAATCCAAGGCCAGATCCAAACCACACTTGCCGAACAGGCTCGCGTTCGCGGGCAGTTAGGTTTAAGTCGCGAGATGGACGCTGCTGAAAAGCTTGCTATCCAGGCCGAGCAAATGGAGTTGGAAGTCAAGAAGAAGGTTCTGCTTGAAAAGCAGAAGCTGCAAGTTGAACGCGAGAAAGATCTCGTGATTCGATCGCCGATCGACGGCATCGTGGTTTCCTGGGACGTCGAAAAGACGCTCCGCAGTCGGCCTATCATGACCGGACAAGTATTGATGGAGATCGCGGATCTCAACCAGCCTCTGACGCTTGAGCTTGAACTGCCCGAGAAACGTGAGGGACACCTTGATGAGTTCGTCGAAACGGAAAATCTAACTCAGCCGGATTCGCACTTGGAAGTCACGTACATCCTGGCCACCGATCCAGACAAACCACTTGAAGCAGTGCTTCCGGTAGCGACGATCGCCACACGTGCAGAAAGTCATGAAGAGCATGGTGCAATTATCAAGATGCGTGCCGTGCCAGAGCAGGACCCCCTGCGTCGGCTCAATCCGCGTCCGGGTGCGAAAGTGATTGCCAAAGTGCATTGCGGTCGCGCATCGAGCGGTTTTGTTTTCCTCCATGAGATTTATGAGTGGTGTTGCAAGTTCTTCTTTTAA
- a CDS encoding efflux RND transporter periplasmic adaptor subunit, protein MRNAIFALLALSLFAVGANAQNGERTIRAVNCSVRYINKVDVPAKADGPVMELNFEEGDAVTVGDVLAIIEDTAAKLAVDLKKAEEKEAILTASNDINLKDAVNSERVAKAEYEAFKELHREGALPYWEMEKKRLEAERQKLRIGLAEMEQKIALVKRIAKQTELDMAEFELTKRKVTAPATGFIEKRIAQIGQWVQAGSPIATLIQMDKLRVEGDIDALSYPGNVAKGTRVEVTVYQGDREVKVDGVIGYISMEVDLNDNNKIWVEIENEKFGTDWKFKPGMKADIAVK, encoded by the coding sequence ATGCGTAATGCCATCTTTGCCCTGTTGGCTTTGTCGCTTTTTGCCGTTGGTGCCAATGCGCAGAACGGCGAGCGTACCATCCGAGCTGTCAACTGTTCTGTGCGGTACATCAACAAGGTGGATGTTCCTGCCAAGGCGGACGGTCCGGTGATGGAGTTGAATTTCGAAGAAGGCGATGCCGTCACTGTGGGTGACGTGCTTGCAATCATCGAAGACACCGCCGCTAAGCTTGCTGTCGACTTAAAGAAAGCAGAAGAGAAGGAAGCAATTCTGACGGCTTCGAACGACATCAACTTAAAGGACGCGGTTAACAGCGAGCGAGTGGCCAAAGCCGAGTACGAAGCGTTCAAAGAACTGCACCGCGAAGGTGCCCTGCCCTACTGGGAAATGGAAAAGAAGCGTCTTGAAGCCGAGCGACAAAAGCTTCGTATCGGTTTGGCCGAAATGGAACAAAAGATTGCTTTGGTTAAACGGATCGCCAAGCAAACCGAACTCGACATGGCCGAGTTTGAATTGACAAAGCGAAAGGTTACCGCCCCAGCTACTGGTTTCATCGAAAAACGCATCGCTCAAATTGGCCAATGGGTCCAAGCCGGTAGTCCAATCGCAACGTTGATTCAAATGGACAAGCTGCGAGTGGAAGGTGACATTGATGCCCTGAGTTATCCCGGCAACGTCGCTAAGGGAACTCGCGTCGAAGTGACGGTCTATCAAGGTGACCGTGAAGTGAAGGTCGATGGAGTGATTGGTTACATCAGCATGGAAGTGGACTTAAACGACAACAACAAAATCTGGGTCGAAATCGAGAATGAAAAGTTCGGTACCGACTGGAAGTTCAAGCCCGGCATGAAAGCCGACATTGCTGTGAAGTAG
- a CDS encoding hemolysin D, which yields MPTLAESLVSSSSRPLTVRKRPDLSANRQRYQGTGYWVVKEPVGLQYFRFHDEEYFILNMLDGHVSLQQIKEGFERRFAPQKITFGDLQQFIGMLHRSGLVISNSPGQGKALRERGRKKKNKETMGKFANVFALRYRGFDPEKILNAILPWFGWIFTVPALLFFIGFLISAALLLASQYETVYAKLPTFQQFFAADRWVILAGTMAIVKVLHEFGHGLSCKKFGGECHEIGFMLLVFTPCLYCNVSDSWMLPNKWKRVWIGAAGIYVEMILASFAAYAWYFTEQGTTINDLCLNMMFLNVVSTVLVNGNPLLRFDGYYILMDALEIPNLRQKSTEVLKRWFQKTCLGLELQDDPFLPTRGKFFFAVFTLASVIYRWVVVFSICWFVIKVLEPYGLQAVGRIVAVIGFFGLVAQPIIQTWKFCRTPGRLSKVKRKPLFVTLALFAAVIAGVCYIPLPHHIDCAFEVHPSQAGAVYAGTPGRIEWTVTPKTLVKEGDPIAILKNPDLEIRLADLKGEETVSQVKLRNLNYRVRDDERIKAQLETQEELLESVQQLKQKTQEEIDRLTVRAKRTGYVIEPPYRQPQKSNDGRLPGWTGSPLESKNRGALLTADDVICELGDPGAYEAVLVIDQGDVQLVREGQAVDMLFDSRRMEVFNGVITEKSNEPLESTSVSMSSQTGGDLQTEIDPTTGMVKPRNVSYQARVPLKLDDMLVRPGYRGSAKVHVDPMSLGSRLWRILSKTFNFEL from the coding sequence ATGCCCACGCTCGCCGAATCCCTTGTTAGCAGCTCATCGCGGCCGCTGACGGTGCGCAAACGCCCTGACTTGTCGGCTAACCGACAACGTTATCAAGGCACGGGATATTGGGTGGTGAAGGAACCGGTTGGACTGCAGTACTTCCGCTTTCACGACGAAGAGTACTTCATCCTTAACATGCTTGATGGGCATGTGTCGCTGCAGCAGATCAAAGAAGGATTCGAGCGGCGTTTCGCCCCTCAGAAGATCACCTTTGGTGATTTGCAACAGTTCATTGGGATGCTGCACCGCAGCGGTTTGGTAATTAGTAATTCACCAGGCCAAGGCAAAGCGCTTCGTGAACGCGGGCGTAAAAAGAAAAACAAAGAGACGATGGGTAAGTTTGCCAACGTCTTTGCACTGCGCTATCGCGGTTTCGACCCCGAGAAAATTCTTAATGCAATCCTGCCGTGGTTTGGTTGGATCTTCACCGTTCCCGCCCTGCTCTTCTTCATTGGCTTTTTGATATCTGCGGCGCTGTTGCTGGCTAGCCAGTACGAAACGGTATACGCCAAGTTGCCGACGTTCCAGCAATTCTTTGCTGCGGATCGTTGGGTGATCTTGGCTGGCACGATGGCGATCGTGAAAGTGCTGCACGAATTTGGCCACGGTCTAAGCTGCAAGAAGTTTGGGGGTGAATGTCACGAGATCGGCTTCATGTTGCTGGTCTTCACACCATGCTTGTATTGCAATGTGTCCGATTCGTGGATGTTGCCCAATAAGTGGAAACGTGTTTGGATCGGTGCGGCGGGGATCTACGTTGAAATGATCTTGGCGTCCTTTGCAGCCTACGCTTGGTACTTCACCGAGCAAGGCACGACGATCAATGACTTGTGTTTGAACATGATGTTCTTGAATGTCGTTAGCACGGTGCTTGTTAACGGAAATCCGTTGCTGCGTTTTGACGGCTATTACATCCTGATGGATGCGTTAGAAATTCCTAACCTTCGTCAGAAGAGCACCGAAGTGCTGAAGCGTTGGTTTCAAAAGACTTGCCTTGGCTTGGAACTGCAAGACGATCCGTTCTTGCCAACTCGAGGAAAGTTCTTCTTTGCCGTATTTACGCTCGCCAGTGTGATTTATCGCTGGGTCGTTGTTTTTTCGATCTGTTGGTTTGTGATCAAGGTACTTGAGCCCTATGGATTGCAAGCGGTTGGCCGAATTGTGGCCGTGATCGGATTCTTTGGGTTGGTTGCCCAGCCCATCATTCAAACATGGAAATTTTGCCGTACTCCTGGGAGACTATCCAAAGTGAAACGTAAACCTCTGTTCGTAACGCTGGCACTCTTCGCAGCGGTGATCGCGGGGGTCTGCTACATCCCATTGCCCCATCACATCGATTGCGCCTTTGAAGTCCATCCCAGTCAAGCGGGAGCCGTTTACGCGGGGACACCTGGTCGAATCGAGTGGACGGTCACTCCCAAGACTTTGGTCAAAGAAGGTGATCCGATCGCCATCTTAAAAAACCCTGATTTGGAAATTCGCTTGGCTGATCTGAAGGGCGAAGAAACAGTATCGCAAGTCAAGTTGCGAAACTTGAACTACCGAGTCCGTGACGATGAACGGATCAAGGCTCAGTTGGAAACTCAGGAAGAGTTGCTCGAATCCGTGCAACAGCTCAAGCAAAAAACTCAAGAAGAGATCGACCGTTTAACGGTGCGTGCAAAGCGTACGGGATACGTCATTGAGCCACCTTATCGACAACCACAAAAATCAAACGATGGCCGATTGCCGGGATGGACCGGGTCGCCTTTGGAATCCAAGAACCGCGGCGCTTTGCTAACGGCCGATGACGTGATCTGCGAACTTGGTGATCCAGGTGCTTACGAAGCGGTGCTGGTGATAGACCAGGGCGATGTCCAGCTCGTGCGAGAAGGACAGGCAGTGGATATGTTGTTCGACTCGCGGCGTATGGAAGTTTTCAATGGCGTGATCACCGAGAAGTCCAACGAGCCTTTGGAATCCACTTCGGTTTCCATGTCCAGTCAAACCGGTGGCGACTTACAAACAGAGATTGATCCAACAACGGGAATGGTCAAACCGCGGAACGTTTCCTACCAAGCGCGGGTCCCACTAAAGCTTGATGACATGCTCGTGCGACCCGGATATCGAGGGTCAGCGAAAGTACACGTTGATCCGATGTCACTGGGTAGTCGCTTATGGCGGATTCTATCGAAGACCTTTAACTTTGAACTGTAG
- a CDS encoding DUF3467 domain-containing protein, with amino-acid sequence MADAKTDSAAKPAAAAAPAAAEQAQTQAQAPVQVQVNDENALATYANFCRVTGSPEELIVDFGLNPQPIGVPKDPIQVKQRIILNFFTAKRLLAALQMSVARHESVFGVLETDINKRVRPGLQQQAPQEKKS; translated from the coding sequence ATGGCAGACGCCAAGACCGATTCCGCTGCAAAGCCAGCCGCCGCCGCAGCACCTGCAGCAGCAGAACAAGCTCAAACTCAAGCCCAAGCACCTGTGCAAGTTCAGGTTAACGACGAAAACGCGTTGGCAACCTATGCTAACTTTTGTCGCGTGACCGGCTCGCCAGAGGAACTGATCGTTGACTTTGGTCTCAACCCACAACCGATCGGTGTCCCTAAGGATCCAATCCAAGTGAAGCAACGCATCATCCTTAACTTCTTCACCGCGAAGCGATTGCTTGCCGCGTTGCAAATGTCGGTCGCTCGTCACGAGTCGGTGTTCGGCGTTTTGGAAACCGACATCAACAAGCGTGTTCGCCCAGGTCTGCAACAACAAGCACCTCAAGAGAAGAAGAGCTAG
- the argH gene encoding argininosuccinate lyase, translating into MSDTPSNTPSSSPSNTAKASPSRSGVFQASTDKRLEAFAESISFDRRLYRHDIRGSIAHADMLATVGLISREEFSLIRDTLKEIEAELDADKLPIQFELEDIHMHVEQALIDRIGDVGRKLHTARSRNDQVSTDIRMWIRDALDGIDSRLESLQRAFLSRCDTDFDIILPAYTHLQRAQPVLASHYWLAYIEKFARDRERIADCRKRVNQCSLGVAAVAGTTLPIDREQTAKTLDFASVTANSLDTSSDRDFMLETAFVLSVIASHLSGWAEEWILWSTVEYNFIKIPQAFCTGSSIMPQKVNPDTLELTRGKSARVMGNLQTLMLLIKNLPMAYNRDLQEDKPPVFDSFDTIDAMLELAAPIVEGSVLNREAIADRLERGYLDATTLMEWMIRKGMPQRKAHHLVGAIVGDAMKQDVPLSELSLETLQAHDPEIDASVYKCLGSENAVKAFVSYGSTAPNQVRSQIDRWKKTLG; encoded by the coding sequence GTGAGCGATACGCCGTCCAACACTCCGTCTAGCAGTCCAAGCAACACCGCCAAAGCGAGCCCCTCTCGTAGCGGTGTATTTCAAGCCAGCACCGACAAACGGCTCGAAGCGTTCGCGGAAAGCATCAGTTTTGATCGACGTTTGTACCGGCATGACATCCGCGGCTCGATCGCACACGCCGACATGCTGGCAACCGTAGGGCTAATCAGCAGGGAAGAATTTTCGCTGATTCGTGACACTTTGAAAGAAATCGAAGCGGAACTCGACGCCGACAAGCTGCCAATTCAGTTTGAGCTCGAAGACATTCACATGCATGTCGAACAGGCGTTGATTGACCGAATTGGTGACGTGGGTCGAAAACTACACACCGCTCGCAGTCGCAATGATCAAGTCAGCACCGACATCCGCATGTGGATTCGCGATGCCCTCGATGGAATCGACTCGCGGCTCGAATCGCTGCAACGAGCTTTTCTAAGCCGGTGCGATACTGACTTCGACATCATTCTTCCCGCGTACACTCACTTGCAGAGAGCCCAACCCGTCCTGGCTTCTCATTATTGGCTCGCGTACATCGAGAAGTTTGCCCGCGATCGCGAAAGGATTGCCGATTGCCGCAAGCGGGTGAACCAGTGCAGTTTGGGCGTGGCCGCTGTTGCCGGTACGACATTGCCCATTGATCGAGAACAGACTGCAAAAACACTCGACTTTGCCAGCGTCACCGCCAATAGTCTGGACACGAGTAGCGATCGCGACTTCATGCTTGAAACCGCGTTTGTGCTTTCGGTAATCGCATCGCACCTAAGCGGTTGGGCGGAAGAATGGATTTTGTGGAGCACCGTGGAATACAACTTCATCAAGATCCCCCAGGCATTCTGCACCGGCAGTAGTATCATGCCGCAAAAAGTGAATCCCGACACGCTGGAACTCACTCGAGGAAAGTCGGCCCGTGTGATGGGCAACTTGCAAACACTGATGCTGCTTATCAAGAACTTGCCGATGGCTTACAACCGCGACTTGCAAGAAGACAAGCCACCCGTGTTCGATTCGTTCGACACGATTGACGCGATGCTTGAATTAGCCGCCCCGATCGTGGAAGGCAGCGTTCTTAACCGCGAAGCAATCGCCGATCGACTCGAACGAGGTTACCTCGACGCGACGACCTTGATGGAATGGATGATTCGCAAAGGCATGCCGCAGCGCAAGGCTCACCACTTGGTCGGAGCGATCGTGGGCGACGCAATGAAACAGGATGTCCCACTGAGCGAATTGTCACTCGAGACTTTGCAGGCCCACGACCCCGAAATTGACGCAAGTGTTTATAAGTGTTTGGGAAGTGAAAATGCAGTCAAGGCATTTGTCAGCTACGGCAGCACCGCACCGAACCAAGTTCGGTCCCAAATCGACCGTTGGAAAAAGACGCTCGGCTAG
- a CDS encoding sirohydrochlorin chelatase translates to MSFDQTQSKSGVLLVGHGTRDAIGTDEFFALSRLLDQRLGSIPVKPALLEFQSPTIPEAWKALLDQAVTQIHVAPLLLFAAGHAKSDIPEVVEQCQLGERQIPFDQSRPLSRHPAVIELVVRRLNETMNRVGINSESTAVVMVGRGNRDPCAQTDMRVLSEIVRHRIMVQNVQTAFYAMAEPSLPTVLERVAKTGNVKHIIIHPHLLFHGRLFEAIVKQTEDASRNFPNIRFVTSDYLGPDPLIAQAIADRVLANA, encoded by the coding sequence TTGTCGTTCGATCAAACCCAATCGAAGTCTGGAGTGCTGCTGGTTGGCCACGGCACTCGGGACGCTATTGGCACTGACGAATTTTTCGCACTAAGCCGACTGCTCGATCAGCGGCTTGGATCAATCCCGGTCAAACCAGCGCTACTTGAATTCCAATCTCCGACAATTCCCGAAGCGTGGAAGGCTTTGTTGGACCAAGCCGTGACCCAGATTCACGTCGCTCCGTTACTGTTGTTTGCCGCTGGGCATGCCAAGAGTGACATCCCTGAAGTTGTCGAGCAGTGTCAGCTCGGCGAGCGTCAAATTCCTTTTGACCAATCTCGTCCTCTATCTCGACACCCCGCCGTCATTGAGTTGGTCGTTCGACGACTTAACGAAACGATGAATCGCGTCGGGATTAATTCGGAATCGACTGCCGTTGTCATGGTTGGCCGCGGTAATCGTGATCCGTGTGCACAAACCGACATGCGTGTGCTTTCAGAAATTGTGCGACACCGGATCATGGTACAGAACGTACAAACAGCGTTCTACGCGATGGCGGAACCAAGCCTGCCAACGGTACTTGAGCGAGTTGCGAAGACAGGAAACGTGAAGCACATTATCATTCATCCGCACCTGCTTTTTCATGGCCGATTGTTTGAAGCGATCGTCAAACAAACCGAGGATGCGTCTCGAAACTTTCCGAACATTCGGTTCGTCACGAGTGATTACCTTGGTCCCGATCCCTTGATCGCCCAGGCGATCGCAGACCGAGTGCTCGCGAACGCATAG
- a CDS encoding heavy-metal-associated domain-containing protein encodes MRSIAYAIAALAAIGIAFVVANSSGPESETTSPASAVSASNETMQEAGTLTLAVPEMHCSFSCFPRVKETLESNPAVAAVELGPQKEEGTIDNRQVIVQYEPGFDLSQALTMLAKEGFTDSQAVQ; translated from the coding sequence ATGCGTTCAATCGCCTACGCCATCGCCGCTCTCGCCGCGATCGGAATCGCTTTCGTTGTCGCTAATTCTTCCGGCCCTGAATCGGAAACCACCTCACCGGCTTCGGCTGTTTCCGCGTCCAACGAAACCATGCAAGAAGCAGGAACGTTGACCCTTGCTGTGCCTGAAATGCACTGTTCGTTCTCTTGCTTTCCTCGCGTCAAGGAAACACTCGAAAGCAACCCAGCCGTGGCGGCAGTCGAACTGGGCCCGCAAAAGGAAGAAGGCACCATCGACAACCGGCAAGTGATCGTGCAGTACGAACCGGGCTTTGATCTTAGCCAAGCACTTACCATGTTGGCCAAAGAAGGCTTTACCGATTCCCAAGCGGTCCAATAA
- a CDS encoding BBP7 family outer membrane beta-barrel protein translates to MRKRVQPLLSRQFHVLALLLFAALLPSSAAAQNGVAFVPMAVHSADPYSSVSQAAGTFPSLGGGLGSVNFGQGIIPSPMVLSERLWVRAEYLYWKTEGMDVPPLVTTSPATTSQFDAGVLGEPGTKTLFGGGEINGGGVSGVRLKSGFWLTQQGTFAIEGEYFQLLGDQDDGFSGGGGTSIIARPFYDSSRDVDTAQLINFPNVVDGTLRIATDSDLKSMLINGRVALCPVGVCNANGLSDRVDWIVGYRYLDLDDSITFSEPSLDSQLQQAPGTISLNDRFTSSNEFHGLQLGVVHQTQFKRGWLESMLRVAAGNTKQEVNISGNTSITENGTTDNYSNGLFAQRSNIGKHERDQFTMIPEVGLTLGIRLTDWLDATVGYSVMYFPSVVRAGTQIDTDVNSNLIAPEAAAPVGTLRPGFEFVESDYWAHGLNLGAELRF, encoded by the coding sequence ATGAGAAAACGAGTGCAGCCTTTGTTATCCCGCCAGTTTCACGTCCTTGCTTTGCTGCTTTTCGCAGCTCTGTTGCCCTCATCCGCAGCGGCTCAAAACGGAGTCGCGTTCGTTCCTATGGCTGTTCATTCAGCCGACCCCTATTCGAGCGTCAGTCAAGCGGCCGGTACCTTTCCCAGTCTTGGCGGCGGGCTGGGGAGCGTCAATTTTGGTCAGGGAATTATCCCCAGTCCCATGGTGTTGTCGGAACGCTTATGGGTGCGAGCAGAATACTTGTATTGGAAAACCGAAGGCATGGACGTGCCACCTCTCGTGACGACCAGTCCCGCTACGACGAGCCAATTCGACGCTGGCGTGTTGGGTGAACCCGGCACTAAAACATTGTTTGGCGGCGGCGAGATTAACGGCGGTGGCGTTAGCGGAGTTCGACTGAAGAGTGGATTTTGGTTGACCCAGCAGGGAACGTTTGCAATCGAAGGTGAGTACTTTCAGTTGCTCGGTGACCAGGACGACGGATTTAGCGGCGGTGGAGGAACCTCGATCATTGCGCGTCCCTTCTACGACAGTTCGCGAGATGTTGACACGGCTCAACTGATCAACTTCCCGAACGTGGTTGATGGGACGCTTCGAATTGCAACGGACAGCGATCTAAAGTCCATGCTTATCAACGGACGGGTGGCGTTGTGCCCGGTGGGTGTTTGCAATGCCAATGGGTTATCCGATCGAGTTGATTGGATTGTCGGTTACCGCTACTTGGATCTCGACGATTCGATTACGTTTTCGGAACCATCGCTCGATTCCCAATTACAGCAAGCTCCGGGGACGATATCACTGAACGACCGATTCACTTCGAGCAATGAATTTCATGGATTGCAGTTGGGGGTCGTTCATCAAACACAATTCAAGCGTGGTTGGCTCGAGTCGATGCTTCGTGTGGCGGCTGGTAACACGAAGCAAGAAGTCAATATTTCCGGTAACACTTCGATCACCGAAAACGGAACGACTGACAATTATTCCAATGGATTGTTTGCCCAGCGAAGCAACATTGGCAAACATGAACGAGACCAATTCACCATGATCCCCGAAGTCGGTCTGACGCTCGGCATCCGTTTAACGGACTGGCTTGATGCCACTGTGGGCTACTCTGTGATGTACTTCCCAAGCGTCGTGAGAGCGGGAACGCAGATCGACACGGACGTCAACTCAAACCTGATCGCTCCCGAAGCGGCGGCACCGGTGGGCACGCTGCGGCCTGGTTTCGAGTTCGTGGAAAGCGATTATTGGGCCCATGGCCTAAACCTGGGCGCCGAATTGAGGTTTTAG